GCCGCGGCGGACATCGCCTTCAGGGCGGCCAGCGGTGCGTATCTGAAGGCGCTCGTGCCACCGGAGGACCTGCTCGTCGCGAACGGCCGGTTCGAGTCCACGACGTGGACCGCGACGGTGGTCGGGCCGCCGCTGGGCGGTGCGGCGATGGGGATGTTCGGCCCGATGACGACCGTGGTGGCCGACGCGGTCAGCTACCTGCTCTCGGCGCTGGGCCTGCACGCCATCGGCGGGACGGAACCGCGCCCCGCGCGGGCCGGCGCGGCGCGGCTCCGCGCGGGCGAGCTGCTGGAAGGCTGGCGCTTCGTCCTCGGCCACCCCACGCTGCGCCCGCTGTTCTTCAACTCGATCGTGGTCAACGGCCTGATCATGGCGACCGAGCCGCTGCTCGCCGTACTGCTGCTGGGCCGTCTCGGGTTCGCGCCCTGGGAGTACGGTCTCGCGTTCGCGGCGCCGTGCATCGGTGGCCTGGTCGGCTCGCGGCTGGCACCCCGCCTCGTGGCGCGGTTCGGGCAGCACAAGGTGCTGTACACGGCCGGGCTGCTGCGTGCGTGCTGGTCCGTCGGATTGGCGTTCGTGCGGCCCGGTGTCCCCGGGCTCGTCCTCATCATGGTCGTCCAATTCGGCCTGGTGACCTGCTGCGGCCTGTTCAACCCGGTGCTGTCCACCTGCCGGCTCGACCACACCGCCACCGACCGGGTTGTCCGCACCCTGACGGCGTGGTCGGTCAGCAGCA
The sequence above is a segment of the Streptomyces lydicus genome. Coding sequences within it:
- a CDS encoding MFS transporter, which translates into the protein MRTTGRRALGRQFGWLWAAFVVSSYGTGLRFGAFPMIAVLLLHSGPTQVAALAAAGRAVGALVAVPLGPWVEFRRKRPVMVAMDLARCAALLSVPAAFALGRLSFAQLLVVSVAVAAADIAFRAASGAYLKALVPPEDLLVANGRFESTTWTATVVGPPLGGAAMGMFGPMTTVVADAVSYLLSALGLHAIGGTEPRPARAGAARLRAGELLEGWRFVLGHPTLRPLFFNSIVVNGLIMATEPLLAVLLLGRLGFAPWEYGLAFAAPCIGGLVGSRLAPRLVARFGQHKVLYTAGLLRACWSVGLAFVRPGVPGLVLIMVVQFGLVTCCGLFNPVLSTCRLDHTATDRVVRTLTAWSVSSSAAIAALTAVWGLLAAAIGPRTAIAVAGVLLLATPLLLPRREHAPLDTREQAASLT